Below is a window of Sulfurisphaera ohwakuensis DNA.
AAAAATGATTTAGTAGGTGTTTATTTGGGAGATGGCATTGGAAGTCTTAATCTGATTAATAATATAATTCAAAACTCTCGGTACTTTGGCGTACTTATTAAATATTACCCTAATATATTTAATTATAATAAAAATACATTTATAAATAATACAGCAAATATTTTCTATGAATTTAATAATACATTACCAGAACAAACTAACGGATTAGTACCTCCTATAACAATTACCAGCAAGTCCAACATTTTGTTCAACTATTCGTATCTTACTATCCTTTTATTAGTTATACCAGTCATCTATTTACTGAGGAGAAGAAGAAAGTAGTCTTCTCATTTCGATCTCATATTCTATCATTTCTTTAAATTCCTCTTCAGAAATCTTGCTTACTATCATCCCGTAGCTAACTACAACGTAATCTCCTTCTTTTACATCATCAACATTATTTATCACCGGCTCTATTACACCATTACCATAATCTACAAAAGCAATCATTCCTTCAATTTGAACAACTTTCGCAGGTAAACTTATACACATAATATAATAATGTTTTTTATACTTTTAAATCTTCATATATTTTATGAGTTTATATGATTTAGAGATAATTGATTTAGACGTTTATGTTAGTGAAGGAAAAATAGTTAGAGCTAGATGTTCTGGGAATAAAATAAGAGGTTTTGAAAAATCATTTATTGGAAAAGACGCAAATACTTTCTATGAAATAATCCCTAGAATCTTAGCTACTTGTAGTCAATCTCACGTTTACGTATATATAAAGCCACACATTAATACAAAAGTTACGGAATTACTTATGGCTTTAGAAATAGTAGATAGTCACTTAAAACATCCCTATGCCTATTGGTTTCCACACTTAATTAAAAACGAAGAATATTCTTTCCCTTCGGGCTCAAAATTCAAAAAAGTAAGTTTAATATCTAGACGAATAAAAGAAATAATGGAAAAAATTGGGGGTAAATGGCCACATACTGATTATTTAAGGAAAGAAAAAGAGATTAAGTTTAATAAAGAGGAATTGAAAGACGTAATAAATTTCGTTGAAAGCGAGGTTTTAGGAATGAATATTGAGGATTTCTTGAATGTAAAAAGATTAGAGGAACTTAGGGGTGATCTTAAGTTATTAGTTGAAAAGGGAATTGACGCACTTAGTTGGGGCTTCGGATTAAGGGACTATTTAGTAGTAGGCTATCCATTTAATGGTAGTTTTGATTTTGGTAAAATTGAAGATAAGGGTATTGAAGTAATGTACAATAATAAGAAAGTAGAAGTAGGACCTTTAGCTCAGGCATTAACTTTTGATGAACTAATAAAAACTTACTTTAATAAATATGGACCTTCACCATTACTTAGAGAAATTGCAAGGATTAAAATTTTAGCAAAATTATTAAGTGACATTAAAGAAATTGACATTCATACTGGTACATTTGTAGCTAATGAGGGAGAATTTATATCATTTGCGGAATCAATTAGAGGTTCATTAATACATAATTATGAAATTGAAGGAGGCAAGATTATTAAGTATAAGATAGTTCAACCTACAACTTTTATAGCTTCCCCTGGTGGAGCATTAGAAAGTGCAGTAGTAGGTTTGCCTATAAGAAATCCTAAAGAACCTATTGAGTTGTCATTAACAGTCTCGTCATTAGATACTTGTTTTATAACTAGAGTTAATGTGTTTGAAAACGAAAAAATTGTAACTACAAAAAGAATTGGTGGTTTTTGCTAAAAGAAGGTAAGATAGTATGATTGTCCCAAAGCTATTCCACCATCGCCAGCTGGAATCCTTCTTGGAGTTAATACTTCTACTCCTTCAGAATTATCTATAATCCCTTTAAGAATATACTCATTTACAGCTGCACCGCCAGATACTAAAATTCTTTCGGGGTTTAGTTTAAGAGAAGCTTTAACTAAGCTCTCACCTAGCTTATATTGAACAGTAATTGCCAAATCATTTATAGGCTTATCTCTATTTTGTAAGAGCCATTTAAATATTACTGTAGTATCTATTTCCTCTCCAACAATCGGTATTTCAAGGCTATCTAAAATCTTTCCACCTCTAGCAGAAGCCTCGAGTTTCATTGCTGGTTCTCCTTCATAAGTCCTATATTTACATATTCCTAGAAATGCTGATACAGCATCTAGAACCCTACCGGTGCTTGACGTAAATAATGTTGACCTTTTACTAATCTTTTCTAGGATTTCTAATTCTCTATCGCCTAAACTAACAATTCTCCTAATTTCATCCCAGTTCATAAAAGTTGATAAAAATAATGCTAACATTCTTTCTGGTTTAAGAGCATTTACATCACCTCCTACATAAGGAATATACTTTAAATGATATTTTCTCTCATATCTTTCCCTATCAAATTTAATTATCTCACCTCCCCAACCATTCCCATCATCACCATAACCTATACCATCAATAGCAATTCCAACTCCTTCTTCATAACCATAATCAGCAGAAACACTTAATATATGAGCATAATGATGTTGAATTTGTACTAAATCTGCTGAAAATCTTTCAGCTAACTTATGAGCTAAATAAGTGCTCTGATACGCTGGATTCTTATCAGCAATAATTACTTTAGGTTTAATGTTATACCATGAAATTAAAAGAGAGAGAGCTTTATCAAGTTCGTTTAAAGTTTCTAACTCGTCAGTATCTCCAATATATTGAGTTAAGACTACTTTATCATCAAAGGCTAAAGCACCAACATTTTGTAACTCTGCGCCAACAGCAACTATAGGTTCTTTGACTTTCCTTTTTAACCTTATCCATGTTGGTGCATAACCTCTACTTCTTCTTAGCATCATTATTCTACCAGAAGATACACGAACAACACTATCATCTACTCTATTTGCAATTTCTCTATTGTGATAAAGAACATAATCCACAACGTCTTTGAGTTTCTTTTTTACACACTCCTCACTTATGCACATAGGAAAACCATGTTTATTCCCACTGGTCATAATAAGTATATTATTTTTTACATTGCTTAACAGTAAATAATGAAGGGGAGTATAATATAAGAAGAACCCTTCTCTATCTAGCCCTGGTGAAATATGTTTAGACAACTGATATGGTTCTCTTTTCTTAAGAAGAACTATAGGTCTTTGAGGAGATGTTAATAAGCTTCTCTCGATAGACGATATATAAGTATATTTTTCAATTATATCTAGATTCAAAGCCATTACGGCAAAGGGTTGTTGAGGCCTATTTTTTCTTTCTCTTAATTTTAATACTACATCATCATCAAAGGGATTTGCAGCAATATGAAAACCTCCAATCCCCTTTACAGCTACTATATATCCTTCGTTTATTATTTTCGCTGTAAGCTCTATAGGATCACCGTTAACTTTTTCACCATCTATAGTTTCAAGATATAAACGTGGACCGTCCCTATTACAACTAATTCCTTGAGCATCAAATCTTCTCTCATTATTAGGATCATAGTATTCATGCTTGCACTCATCGCATAATGGGAAATGCTTCATTGATGTGTTCTCTCTATCATATGGTAATTTGTACATCATAGAAAATCTAGGACCACAATATGCACAACTATTAAATGCGTACTTATACCTTCTAGGATTATTAGGGTCTAACACTTCTTTCATACATTCATCACATACTGCGAAATCTGGGGGAATTTGACTAGGAGTTCTTATCTCATTTCCACTAGCTAGAATTTTAAAATCATTAAATGATTCAAATTCACTTTCTTCTATCTTAATTTCCTCTATCTCTGCTACTGGTGGTAATTTTGAAAAAAGTAATCTCATAAATTCAGCTATCCCTTCTTTATTACCCTCTATACGTACTTCTACCTCACTTCCACCCAAATTTCTTACATAACCTTTAACATTAGCCTTAGTTGCAATTCTATAAATAAACGGTCTAAATCCCACGCCTTGAACAATCCCGCTTATGATAATTCTGTAACTGTACTCCATAATTAGTTTTTAACAAAAAGAGGATATTAAACGTTAATAGAAGCAGTTAGTACTGAATAGAATTTTATGGAAATAAATCTATGTATTTTATCAATAAGGATACTAGGAAATAAATTAAGAAATCTTTAAAATTATAAACATTTATTTTTCTGATAAATGATTTTAACATGCTGTGTTCTTAACGCCACATAATTTTACCTTCTTACCTAACATTTAGCCAATTTCTACTTATGTATTCGCATCTTTTAAATTATAAGTTTATATAGTTCATTTTAATTACTAAAGTTTGAACACCTTAATATACTAATAAAAAAATTTATATTTTTGATAGTAAAGCTACTATAGCTATGGCGGAAAACTATTTTGAAGATGAAGATTATAAGGAGGGAATAAGAAAGCTTGCGGAAATTGTAATTTACCTTAATAGTAGCGGCATTCTCGATTCTATACTAGATTTCTTAAAATCTGATAAACTGATAAAAATAATTAAGTCGCCTACGTTTAAGGCAGTAATAGAGCTCTTAGGTGATATACAACAAATGATAGATTCTGGTGAGGTTAGTTCAGATGATTTTATAAATGGAATTATAGCAATTGCGAAACATCTTGATAAACTGGGTAAAATAGTGAGTACTTTAGATAAACATGGCGTTCTTGACGTCGTTACTAACGGATTATCAAAAGCCGCAGAGAAAATTATCAAGGAAAATAGTGAATCTAATATAGTCCAACTTTTAGCATCATTTGATGATCCAGATGTAAAAATGACTTTAGCATATTTACAATATATGTTAAAAGAACTAGGAAAATCTACAAGACCTTTAATAGAAAAAGGTAACAATCAACATAAGTAAGCGTCCTTATTATTATCTAATAAATTAGCTAAGCTAACTAAAATTTGCATTGCATTTTTAACTGCCTTCCCTTCAGTAGTTATAGTATAATACACCTTCACTGGTTCTGAAGGCTCTACGACTCGCTTGATTAACTTCACTTTTTCAAGTTCTTTTAATCTTATAGATAAAGTTCTTTGTGTTAAACCTAGAATTTTTCTCTGTATTTCATTAAATCTTAATTTCCCATATTTATCTAAAACTACTAGGATAGCATATGTATATTTTTTCATTATTAATTCTAAAAGTCTAGAGGAATAAAAGATACATAATTCTTGATCTTCTCTAAAGCAACATTCCTCCATAAGAATATCTATTAATATTTTGCTAAATAAGTTTTAACATGTGAACATTGCATACCATACATGCATCATGACTCCTAACTATGTGATGAACTTCTATAGGATTATTAACATCAGAGACTTCAGTACCTATTAATGCTAAAGCCATATGACTCTTATTACCTAAAGGGTCTTCAGGGCTCATATTAATTTGTGTAGGAGTCACAATTTGATAATTCAAAATTTTCTCATTCTTTACTACAACCCAATGTCCTAAAGCACCCCTAGGTGCTTCAACCAAACCATAACCCATACCTTCCTTAACCTCTGAAGGCTTCTTGTATGTAGGTTTACCGAACTCAAAACTATTTAGCTCTTGAAGCATCAACTCGTTATAAATTAAAACCCTAACTAATCTAGCTATAACTCTAGAAAGAACACTAGGTCCTATCTTATCTATAAGATCTAAAATTAGTGGATTACCAGACACAGTTAACATTGCTAAAGCACCTGCTTCCGGAGCTATAAGTTTACCATCCAGTTTATATCTAAAGCATTTAGTTAACGAATATTTGTTTTTATTCTTCTCATCTAAATTGGGATTCGTCTCACCCTCGAATGGGTGTAAACCCGCTTGATCTCCCTTACTATAAATGTAATAGGAAGAGTTTACGAACTCTAGAACATTACGCTGATCAAACTCTTTGTACTCTTTCTCTTTTGCAAAATAAATTCCAGGTTTAAAATACTTCTTTCTTGGAATACCAACATATTCCTCAATTGGTAAATGACCATAACTCAACATTATTCCAGAACCATAACCTAATTTATGCCAGTTAGCCTCTAATCCAAACTCCAGTATTTTAGCTAAATCTCCCTCCTTGTAATCTTCAGCCCATTGTAGTAAATCATTATAACTTTTAACAGTATCTAAGAATTGATCTATAGGACCTCCTAAAATTACCTTTTCTAGATAATTCCTCTTTATATCTAACAGTATGGAGATAGCTCTCTGAATTTCATTTGGTAAAGGATCAGCTGTTATACCTCCTGGAACAATAGCTGAACCATGAGGCCATTGACCACCAAATATAGCATAAACCTCAGTATATTTTTTCGACCATCTAAAACATTCCTTATAAGACGAACCTTGAATAGGAGCCCATCTCCTTATAACTTCTTCAAAATTCGCATAATCACGGTATTTATTATTTAGAACATCGATCAAAAACATAAAATAAGTATGTCTAAGATCATTCTGACAAGTCTCTGCCATACTTAATACATTTCTTAACCTTATTGCGTTAATTGGAACTTCAGCATTGTAGATCATGTCAAGGGCTGAAGCTGATGCATATAAATGCGAGGCACCACAAATACCACAAACTCTAGGAGTAATAACCAAAGCGTCTAAAGGATTCTTCCCTTTGAGAATTATTTCTATACCTCTAAACAATCTTGAGATAATTTTGGCATCAACAACTTTATTTCTCTCAAATTTCACCTCAACATCTAAATCTCCTTCAACCCTATTAAATGGAGAAATTATTTTACTACTCAAGCCAATTCCCCCTATCTTCTTTTTTCTTTATAAGTGGCTTTACTAAAAATTCTGGTGCTGAAGCTCTAGCTACTGCTGAAAGTGTTGTATAAGCGCCTCTGCTAACACCAAGTGGTAATCTCTTCGGTATCCCGCTTCTGTTCTTCTCTGTAACAAAGAAATTAAATGTTGGGAAATCAAATTCAGTACAGCCAAAACATGGTGTACCGACCCTAGTTTTGCTACTTTGCTTATTCCATAAGATAACATTACAAGGACTCTTAGTATATGAACCTTTACAACCTAAATCAAAATATAAGCATCCTTCCCTATGACCAAATTCCTTAAGAGCTACTTTATAAGAGAAATATATGTTCCTAGGACAACCAAATTGTGTTGTTGTACTATAGATAATTTTTAATCTTTGATATTCGTCCAGATCCTCTTCTGTTAGTTTATCATTAATAATCATAGAAAGAGTGGTAATTATCCATTCAGGATGAGCAGGACATCCTGGGATGTTTATTACAGGCAAATTTTTTCTAGATCTAAAATCCTTACCAAGAAATCCTCCCTTTTCCTTTTTATGAAATTGTAGCCCGGTAGATTCTGTAGGATTTGGTTCTGAAGCAGGAACTCCTCCAAAACTAGCACAATCTCCCACGGCTACGACGTAATTAGCAACTTTAGATATTTC
It encodes the following:
- a CDS encoding hydrogenase, encoding MKTILWLQGGACGGNTLSFLNAENPDVLEFFSYYDVKVLWHPSLSLESGDKVRELLNNIVDMKINLDIFIFEGTVVLGPNGSGKFNMFAGRPMKDWVNEISKVANYVVAVGDCASFGGVPASEPNPTESTGLQFHKKEKGGFLGKDFRSRKNLPVINIPGCPAHPEWIITTLSMIINDKLTEEDLDEYQRLKIIYSTTTQFGCPRNIYFSYKVALKEFGHREGCLYFDLGCKGSYTKSPCNVILWNKQSSKTRVGTPCFGCTEFDFPTFNFFVTEKNRSGIPKRLPLGVSRGAYTTLSAVARASAPEFLVKPLIKKKEDRGNWLE
- a CDS encoding nickel-dependent hydrogenase large subunit, with amino-acid sequence MSSKIISPFNRVEGDLDVEVKFERNKVVDAKIISRLFRGIEIILKGKNPLDALVITPRVCGICGASHLYASASALDMIYNAEVPINAIRLRNVLSMAETCQNDLRHTYFMFLIDVLNNKYRDYANFEEVIRRWAPIQGSSYKECFRWSKKYTEVYAIFGGQWPHGSAIVPGGITADPLPNEIQRAISILLDIKRNYLEKVILGGPIDQFLDTVKSYNDLLQWAEDYKEGDLAKILEFGLEANWHKLGYGSGIMLSYGHLPIEEYVGIPRKKYFKPGIYFAKEKEYKEFDQRNVLEFVNSSYYIYSKGDQAGLHPFEGETNPNLDEKNKNKYSLTKCFRYKLDGKLIAPEAGALAMLTVSGNPLILDLIDKIGPSVLSRVIARLVRVLIYNELMLQELNSFEFGKPTYKKPSEVKEGMGYGLVEAPRGALGHWVVVKNEKILNYQIVTPTQINMSPEDPLGNKSHMALALIGTEVSDVNNPIEVHHIVRSHDACMVCNVHMLKLI
- a CDS encoding HypC/HybG/HupF family hydrogenase formation chaperone: MCISLPAKVVQIEGMIAFVDYGNGVIEPVINNVDDVKEGDYVVVSYGMIVSKISEEEFKEMIEYEIEMRRLLSSSPQ
- the hypF gene encoding carbamoyltransferase HypF, with translation MEYSYRIIISGIVQGVGFRPFIYRIATKANVKGYVRNLGGSEVEVRIEGNKEGIAEFMRLLFSKLPPVAEIEEIKIEESEFESFNDFKILASGNEIRTPSQIPPDFAVCDECMKEVLDPNNPRRYKYAFNSCAYCGPRFSMMYKLPYDRENTSMKHFPLCDECKHEYYDPNNERRFDAQGISCNRDGPRLYLETIDGEKVNGDPIELTAKIINEGYIVAVKGIGGFHIAANPFDDDVVLKLRERKNRPQQPFAVMALNLDIIEKYTYISSIERSLLTSPQRPIVLLKKREPYQLSKHISPGLDREGFFLYYTPLHYLLLSNVKNNILIMTSGNKHGFPMCISEECVKKKLKDVVDYVLYHNREIANRVDDSVVRVSSGRIMMLRRSRGYAPTWIRLKRKVKEPIVAVGAELQNVGALAFDDKVVLTQYIGDTDELETLNELDKALSLLISWYNIKPKVIIADKNPAYQSTYLAHKLAERFSADLVQIQHHYAHILSVSADYGYEEGVGIAIDGIGYGDDGNGWGGEIIKFDRERYERKYHLKYIPYVGGDVNALKPERMLALFLSTFMNWDEIRRIVSLGDRELEILEKISKRSTLFTSSTGRVLDAVSAFLGICKYRTYEGEPAMKLEASARGGKILDSLEIPIVGEEIDTTVIFKWLLQNRDKPINDLAITVQYKLGESLVKASLKLNPERILVSGGAAVNEYILKGIIDNSEGVEVLTPRRIPAGDGGIALGQSYYLTFF
- a CDS encoding winged helix-turn-helix transcriptional regulator: MEECCFREDQELCIFYSSRLLELIMKKYTYAILVVLDKYGKLRFNEIQRKILGLTQRTLSIRLKELEKVKLIKRVVEPSEPVKVYYTITTEGKAVKNAMQILVSLANLLDNNKDAYLC
- a CDS encoding nickel-dependent hydrogenase large subunit, giving the protein MSLYDLEIIDLDVYVSEGKIVRARCSGNKIRGFEKSFIGKDANTFYEIIPRILATCSQSHVYVYIKPHINTKVTELLMALEIVDSHLKHPYAYWFPHLIKNEEYSFPSGSKFKKVSLISRRIKEIMEKIGGKWPHTDYLRKEKEIKFNKEELKDVINFVESEVLGMNIEDFLNVKRLEELRGDLKLLVEKGIDALSWGFGLRDYLVVGYPFNGSFDFGKIEDKGIEVMYNNKKVEVGPLAQALTFDELIKTYFNKYGPSPLLREIARIKILAKLLSDIKEIDIHTGTFVANEGEFISFAESIRGSLIHNYEIEGGKIIKYKIVQPTTFIASPGGALESAVVGLPIRNPKEPIELSLTVSSLDTCFITRVNVFENEKIVTTKRIGGFC